Proteins encoded by one window of Arachis ipaensis cultivar K30076 chromosome B04, Araip1.1, whole genome shotgun sequence:
- the LOC107636652 gene encoding protein SPIRAL1-like 1: MGRGVSAGGGQSSLDYLFVTDETANNNAPAADNAPAADIAPAASSEGQPADGSSPTENTTVTSPDDKQVPPGDVPGYLKNNYHRAEGQNCGNFVTDRPSTKVHAAPGGGSSLNYLFGGPPPENK; the protein is encoded by the exons ATGGGTCGCGGTGTGAGTGCCGGTGGTGGTCAGAGTTCTTTGGACTATCTCTTTGTGACTGATGAGACTGCCAATAACAATGCCCCGGCTGCAGACAATGCCCCAGCTGCAGACATTGCTCCAGCTGCAAGCAGTGAAGGTCAGCCTGCAGATGGTAGCAGCCCTACAGAAAATACTACTGTTACATCACCAGATGATAAGCAAGTTCCACCTGGAGATGTTCCTGGTTATCTTAAAAACAATTACCATCGTGCTGAGGGACAAAACTGTGGCAACTTCGTCACG GATCGACCATCTACAAAGGTTCATGCCGCTCCAGGTGGAGGGTCTTCCTTGAATTACCTCTTTGGTGGTCCTCCTCCTGAGAACAAGTAA